One segment of Megachile rotundata isolate GNS110a chromosome 4, iyMegRotu1, whole genome shotgun sequence DNA contains the following:
- the LOC105661833 gene encoding mitochondrial inner membrane protease ATP23 homolog isoform X1 codes for MTEKNDESIPTDYNNVDYSDLYPGRRNDLSDSWLKKFMRFEHYERVRCETNVYNCFKNSPIVKLMVAALKSSGCDIDISRHISCEVCSNKITGGFDPVLNQVIVCQNTANTEGRVRSTLSHELIHMFDYCRYNMDLNNIHHLACTEIRAANLCHCSYLGAVCRGTISPFDVKQAHRKCVQDKAMRSVLAVKNVSEDVARAAVMKVFDKCYNDLEPFGRRIRRNSLDMQKAYLEGQLYGYI; via the exons ATGACGGAAAAAAATGACGAGTCAATTCCTACTGACTATAATAATGTAGATTACTCCGATCTTTATCCAGGAAGAAGAAACGATTTATCAGACAGTTGGCTGAAGAAATTTATGAGATTTGAGCACTATGAAAGAGTAAGATGTGAAACAAATGTTTataactgttttaaaaata gtCCCATAGTGAAACTTATGGTAGCAGCATTAAAAAGTTCAGGATG tGATATTGATATTAGTCGTCACATTTCGTGTGAAGTATGCAGCAACAAAATAACTGGAGGATTTGATCCAGTTTTAAACCAA gtTATAGTTTGTCAAAATACTGCCAATACTGAAGGCAGAGTTCGAAGTACTTTGAGTCATGAATTGATTCATATGTTTGATTATTGTCGGTATAACATGGATTTAAACAATATACATCATTTAGCTTGTACAGAAATAAGAGCAGCTAATTTATGTCATTGTAGTTATCTTGGTGCAGTTTGCAGAGGAACCATTTCACCTTTTGATGTTAAACAAGCACATCGG AAATGTGTTCAGGATAAGGCTATGAGATCAGTACTTGCTGTAAAAAATGTGTCAGAGGATGTTGCAAGAGCTGCTGTAATGAAAGTTTTTGATAAATGTTATAATGATTTAGAACCATTCGGACGACGGATTCGTAGAAATTCCTTAGACATGCAAAAGGCATATTTAGAAGGACAATTGTATGGGTATATATAG
- the LOC105661833 gene encoding mitochondrial inner membrane protease ATP23 homolog isoform X3: MTEKNDESIPTDYNNVDYSDLYPGRRNDLSDSWLKKFMRFEHYERVRCETNVYNCFKNSPIVKLMVAALKSSGCDIDISRHISCEVCSNKITGGFDPVLNQVIVCQNTANTEGRVRSTLSHELIHMFDYFILVQFAEEPFHLLMLNKHIGNVFRIRL; this comes from the exons ATGACGGAAAAAAATGACGAGTCAATTCCTACTGACTATAATAATGTAGATTACTCCGATCTTTATCCAGGAAGAAGAAACGATTTATCAGACAGTTGGCTGAAGAAATTTATGAGATTTGAGCACTATGAAAGAGTAAGATGTGAAACAAATGTTTataactgttttaaaaata gtCCCATAGTGAAACTTATGGTAGCAGCATTAAAAAGTTCAGGATG tGATATTGATATTAGTCGTCACATTTCGTGTGAAGTATGCAGCAACAAAATAACTGGAGGATTTGATCCAGTTTTAAACCAA gtTATAGTTTGTCAAAATACTGCCAATACTGAAGGCAGAGTTCGAAGTACTTTGAGTCATGAATTGATTCATATGTTTGATTATT TTATCTTGGTGCAGTTTGCAGAGGAACCATTTCACCTTTTGATGTTAAACAAGCACATCGG AAATGTGTTCAGGATAAGGCTATGA
- the LOC105661833 gene encoding mitochondrial inner membrane protease ATP23 homolog isoform X2, with product MRFEHYERVRCETNVYNCFKNSPIVKLMVAALKSSGCDIDISRHISCEVCSNKITGGFDPVLNQVIVCQNTANTEGRVRSTLSHELIHMFDYCRYNMDLNNIHHLACTEIRAANLCHCSYLGAVCRGTISPFDVKQAHRKCVQDKAMRSVLAVKNVSEDVARAAVMKVFDKCYNDLEPFGRRIRRNSLDMQKAYLEGQLYGYI from the exons ATGAGATTTGAGCACTATGAAAGAGTAAGATGTGAAACAAATGTTTataactgttttaaaaata gtCCCATAGTGAAACTTATGGTAGCAGCATTAAAAAGTTCAGGATG tGATATTGATATTAGTCGTCACATTTCGTGTGAAGTATGCAGCAACAAAATAACTGGAGGATTTGATCCAGTTTTAAACCAA gtTATAGTTTGTCAAAATACTGCCAATACTGAAGGCAGAGTTCGAAGTACTTTGAGTCATGAATTGATTCATATGTTTGATTATTGTCGGTATAACATGGATTTAAACAATATACATCATTTAGCTTGTACAGAAATAAGAGCAGCTAATTTATGTCATTGTAGTTATCTTGGTGCAGTTTGCAGAGGAACCATTTCACCTTTTGATGTTAAACAAGCACATCGG AAATGTGTTCAGGATAAGGCTATGAGATCAGTACTTGCTGTAAAAAATGTGTCAGAGGATGTTGCAAGAGCTGCTGTAATGAAAGTTTTTGATAAATGTTATAATGATTTAGAACCATTCGGACGACGGATTCGTAGAAATTCCTTAGACATGCAAAAGGCATATTTAGAAGGACAATTGTATGGGTATATATAG
- the sax gene encoding type I BMP receptor saxophone isoform X1 has translation MADCMFITYFILSLAFKLCLGEKEKFTLLEHDISLESEEPQKSVDIADSNDSIGGHQRFKCHICEGPDCLYSEVCYNAVTCWKSRVRQSDGTESLSRGCTTSVDQMLLICNKQLPSKVNQNVSSRKRHVSSSTGELQYYVECCQTDFCNDGPFPILNNFNGDVEENYAIKLTLAILGPMVGFCIITGILLFYLLVCRTRRKRTLAAGRNKLVIDSEMEPSILHFSFSSPTSTAMNHSHELRATAAGDSTLKEYLDGRSLTSGSGSGLPLLVQRTLAKQVTLVECLGSGSNGGFGGEVWRGIWHGENVAVKIYFSRDEAAWARETEVYSQLLPSRHDNILGYVGSDMTSRASCTQLWLVTHYHPMGSLFDYLNRSRHSLTHHQTFNICLSIVNGLLYLHTEIHGTRGKPAMAHRNLKSKNILVKTNGSCVIADFALAVTQDRLSTDRIDLKQGTKRYMSPEILEQTINTECLENFRRADIYSLGLILWEVCRRCISNGVGLEYVAPYSEWLSNNQEPSFEEMRKLVCLDQHRPPLPNRWHSDSTLASLGKLMKECWHGKAAARLPILRVKKTLIKLAASDMRVHLSLD, from the exons TGGCGGATTGTATGTTTATCACATATTTCATATTGTCATTAGCGTTTAAACTATGTTTAG gggAGAAAGAAAAGTTTACTTTGTTAGAACATGATATTTCTCTTGAAAGTGAAGAACCACAGAAATCTGTAGATATTGCAGATTCAAATGATAGTATTGGGGGGCATCAACGTTTTAAATGTCATATTTGTGAGGGACCAGACTGTTTGTATTCAGAAGTCTGCTATAATGCTGTTACT TGTTGGAAATCTAGAGTAAGACAATCAGATGGAACAGAAAGTTTAAGTAGAGGATGCACTACCTCGGTAGAtcaaatgttattaatatgtaATAAGCAGTTACCATCGAAAGTCAATCAAAATGTTAGCAGCAGAAAAAGGCACGTGAGTAGTTCTACGGGTGAACTACAATATTATGTTGAATGCTGTCAAACAGACTTTTGTAATGATGGACCATTTCCCATATTAAATAACTTTAATGGGG ATGTTGAAgaaaattatgcaattaaattGACATTAGCCATTTTGGGTCCAATGGTTGGATTCTGTATTATTACTGGGATACTGTTGTTTTACTTATTGGTGTGCAGGACTCGTAGAAAAAGAACTTTGGCTGCAGGACGTAATAAGCTTGTTATAGATTCTGAAATGGAACCATCCATTTTACATTTCTCATTTTCGTCTCCAACATCTACGGCTATGAATCATTCTCATGAGTTAAGAGCAACTGCAGCTGGTGATAGTACATTGAAG GAATATTTAGATGGAAGAAGTTTAACGAGTGGATCAGGTTCAGGTTTGCCATTATTAGTGCAAAGAACTTTAGCTAAACAAGTAACATTAGTAGAGTGTCTTGGTAGTGGTAGCAATGGTGGATTTGGTGGAGAAGTTTGGAGGGGAATATGGCACGGTGAAAATGTTGCCGTGAAAATCTATTTTTCACGGGACGAAGCTGCTTGGGCTCGCGAAACGGAAGTTTATTCTCAGTTGTTACCATCAAGACATGATAATATTCTTGGGTACGTTGGAAGTGATATGACAAGTAGAGCAAGTTGCACTCAACTCTGGCTAGTCACTCATTATCATCCGATGGGATCGCTTTTCGATTATTTGAATCGATCGAGACATTCTTTGACGCATCATCAAACGTTCAACATCTGTTTGAGTATTGTCAATGGTTTACTGTATTTGCATACAGAAATTCATGGTACTAGAGGAAAACCAGCTATGGCACACCGTAatctcaaatctaaaaatattcttGTTAAAACTAACGGCAGTTGTGTAATAGCTGATTTTGCGTTAGCAGTAACGCAAGATCGTCTATCCACAGATAGAATTGATTTGAAACAAGGCACGAAACGATACATGAGTCCAGAAATTCTTGAACAAAC tataaACACGGAATGCTTGGAGAATTTTAGACGAGCAGATATTTACAGCTTAGGATTGATACTGTGGGAAGTTTGTCGAAGATGTATAAGCAATGGTGTCGGACTAGAATACGTTGCGCCATATTCAGAGTGGCTTTCTAATAACCAAGAACCTTCTTTCGaagaaatgaggaaattagtGTGTTTGGATCAGCATAGACCACCACTTCCTAATAGATGGCATTCTGATTCA acaCTGGCTAGCTTGggaaaattaatgaaagaatGTTGGCATGGGAAAGCTGCAGCGCGTCTACCTATTCTTAGAGTTAAGAAAACACTTATTAAACTAGCAGCTAGTGACATGCGTGTTCATTTATCTCTTGATTAA
- the sax gene encoding type I BMP receptor saxophone isoform X2: MCFICIHWEKEKFTLLEHDISLESEEPQKSVDIADSNDSIGGHQRFKCHICEGPDCLYSEVCYNAVTCWKSRVRQSDGTESLSRGCTTSVDQMLLICNKQLPSKVNQNVSSRKRHVSSSTGELQYYVECCQTDFCNDGPFPILNNFNGDVEENYAIKLTLAILGPMVGFCIITGILLFYLLVCRTRRKRTLAAGRNKLVIDSEMEPSILHFSFSSPTSTAMNHSHELRATAAGDSTLKEYLDGRSLTSGSGSGLPLLVQRTLAKQVTLVECLGSGSNGGFGGEVWRGIWHGENVAVKIYFSRDEAAWARETEVYSQLLPSRHDNILGYVGSDMTSRASCTQLWLVTHYHPMGSLFDYLNRSRHSLTHHQTFNICLSIVNGLLYLHTEIHGTRGKPAMAHRNLKSKNILVKTNGSCVIADFALAVTQDRLSTDRIDLKQGTKRYMSPEILEQTINTECLENFRRADIYSLGLILWEVCRRCISNGVGLEYVAPYSEWLSNNQEPSFEEMRKLVCLDQHRPPLPNRWHSDSTLASLGKLMKECWHGKAAARLPILRVKKTLIKLAASDMRVHLSLD; this comes from the exons ATgtgttttatatgtatacatt gggAGAAAGAAAAGTTTACTTTGTTAGAACATGATATTTCTCTTGAAAGTGAAGAACCACAGAAATCTGTAGATATTGCAGATTCAAATGATAGTATTGGGGGGCATCAACGTTTTAAATGTCATATTTGTGAGGGACCAGACTGTTTGTATTCAGAAGTCTGCTATAATGCTGTTACT TGTTGGAAATCTAGAGTAAGACAATCAGATGGAACAGAAAGTTTAAGTAGAGGATGCACTACCTCGGTAGAtcaaatgttattaatatgtaATAAGCAGTTACCATCGAAAGTCAATCAAAATGTTAGCAGCAGAAAAAGGCACGTGAGTAGTTCTACGGGTGAACTACAATATTATGTTGAATGCTGTCAAACAGACTTTTGTAATGATGGACCATTTCCCATATTAAATAACTTTAATGGGG ATGTTGAAgaaaattatgcaattaaattGACATTAGCCATTTTGGGTCCAATGGTTGGATTCTGTATTATTACTGGGATACTGTTGTTTTACTTATTGGTGTGCAGGACTCGTAGAAAAAGAACTTTGGCTGCAGGACGTAATAAGCTTGTTATAGATTCTGAAATGGAACCATCCATTTTACATTTCTCATTTTCGTCTCCAACATCTACGGCTATGAATCATTCTCATGAGTTAAGAGCAACTGCAGCTGGTGATAGTACATTGAAG GAATATTTAGATGGAAGAAGTTTAACGAGTGGATCAGGTTCAGGTTTGCCATTATTAGTGCAAAGAACTTTAGCTAAACAAGTAACATTAGTAGAGTGTCTTGGTAGTGGTAGCAATGGTGGATTTGGTGGAGAAGTTTGGAGGGGAATATGGCACGGTGAAAATGTTGCCGTGAAAATCTATTTTTCACGGGACGAAGCTGCTTGGGCTCGCGAAACGGAAGTTTATTCTCAGTTGTTACCATCAAGACATGATAATATTCTTGGGTACGTTGGAAGTGATATGACAAGTAGAGCAAGTTGCACTCAACTCTGGCTAGTCACTCATTATCATCCGATGGGATCGCTTTTCGATTATTTGAATCGATCGAGACATTCTTTGACGCATCATCAAACGTTCAACATCTGTTTGAGTATTGTCAATGGTTTACTGTATTTGCATACAGAAATTCATGGTACTAGAGGAAAACCAGCTATGGCACACCGTAatctcaaatctaaaaatattcttGTTAAAACTAACGGCAGTTGTGTAATAGCTGATTTTGCGTTAGCAGTAACGCAAGATCGTCTATCCACAGATAGAATTGATTTGAAACAAGGCACGAAACGATACATGAGTCCAGAAATTCTTGAACAAAC tataaACACGGAATGCTTGGAGAATTTTAGACGAGCAGATATTTACAGCTTAGGATTGATACTGTGGGAAGTTTGTCGAAGATGTATAAGCAATGGTGTCGGACTAGAATACGTTGCGCCATATTCAGAGTGGCTTTCTAATAACCAAGAACCTTCTTTCGaagaaatgaggaaattagtGTGTTTGGATCAGCATAGACCACCACTTCCTAATAGATGGCATTCTGATTCA acaCTGGCTAGCTTGggaaaattaatgaaagaatGTTGGCATGGGAAAGCTGCAGCGCGTCTACCTATTCTTAGAGTTAAGAAAACACTTATTAAACTAGCAGCTAGTGACATGCGTGTTCATTTATCTCTTGATTAA